From a region of the Enterobacter sp. JBIWA008 genome:
- the pgpB gene encoding phosphatidylglycerophosphatase B, which yields MLSIARRTAAGAVILLIMPLAVWLSGWMWQPGQNAMWLKTLYWITETVTQPWGVITHVLLCAWFLWCLRFRLRAALMLFAILGGAILVGQGVKSWVKDRVQEPRPFVVWLEKTHHIPVDEFYNLKRKDRGALVKEQLAEQQDIPKFLRKHWQKETGFAFPSGHTMFAASWALLGVGLLWPRRRTVTIVILLVWATGVMGSRLLLGMHWPRDLVVATLISWLLIMMATWLTERFCGPLTPPPEEKEEIAERDQTDA from the coding sequence ATGCTTTCAATCGCCAGACGTACGGCAGCAGGTGCGGTCATTTTACTGATTATGCCTCTGGCCGTATGGCTTTCAGGCTGGATGTGGCAGCCCGGGCAGAACGCCATGTGGCTGAAAACGTTATACTGGATAACGGAAACGGTCACCCAGCCGTGGGGAGTTATTACCCACGTACTTCTTTGCGCCTGGTTTCTGTGGTGCCTGCGCTTTCGTCTGCGCGCGGCGCTGATGCTCTTTGCGATCCTCGGGGGCGCTATCCTTGTCGGGCAGGGCGTGAAGTCCTGGGTTAAAGATCGCGTTCAGGAGCCGCGTCCTTTTGTCGTCTGGCTGGAAAAAACGCATCATATTCCGGTGGATGAGTTCTACAATTTAAAGCGTAAAGATCGCGGCGCGCTGGTGAAAGAACAGCTTGCGGAACAGCAGGATATCCCGAAATTCTTGCGTAAACACTGGCAGAAAGAGACGGGGTTCGCGTTTCCTTCCGGTCACACCATGTTTGCGGCCAGCTGGGCGTTGCTGGGGGTTGGGCTGCTTTGGCCACGGCGTCGAACGGTCACTATCGTGATTTTACTGGTCTGGGCGACGGGGGTTATGGGCAGCCGCTTGCTGCTGGGGATGCACTGGCCGCGCGATCTGGTCGTCGCCACGCTCATCTCATGGCTGCTGATTATGATGGCGACCTGGCTCACTGAACGATTCTGCGGCCCGCTAACGCCACCGCCAGAAGAGAAAGAAGAAATAGCCGAAAGGGACCAGACAGACGCCTGA
- a CDS encoding DNA-binding transcriptional regulator YciT produces the protein MNSRQQLILQMVIDQGRVSVVDLAKTTGVSEVTIRQDLNLLEKQSYLRRAHGYAVPLDSDDVETRMMNNYALKRELAEFAASLVNNGETVFIENGSSNALLARTLADQKDVTIITVSSYIAHLLKETRCEVILLGGIYQKKSESMVGPLTRQYVQQVHFSKAFIGIDGWQPETGFTGRDMMRSDVVNAVLEKECEAIVLTDSSKFGAVHPYMMGPASRFSRVITDERLSNAHRNKLEDDGLIVNIIKTTA, from the coding sequence ATGAATTCCCGACAACAACTCATTTTGCAGATGGTCATCGATCAGGGACGCGTAAGCGTAGTCGATCTCGCTAAAACCACCGGCGTTTCTGAAGTCACCATCCGTCAGGATCTTAATCTGCTGGAAAAACAGAGCTACCTTCGTCGCGCGCACGGATATGCTGTCCCGCTGGACAGTGATGACGTTGAGACGCGCATGATGAATAACTACGCGCTTAAACGTGAACTGGCAGAATTTGCCGCGTCACTGGTGAATAACGGCGAGACCGTCTTTATTGAAAACGGCAGCAGTAATGCCCTTCTGGCGCGCACGCTTGCAGATCAAAAGGACGTTACAATCATCACCGTCAGCAGCTATATCGCGCATTTGCTGAAAGAGACGCGCTGCGAGGTGATTCTGCTGGGCGGTATTTACCAGAAAAAAAGTGAAAGCATGGTCGGCCCGCTGACCCGTCAGTATGTCCAGCAGGTTCATTTCAGCAAGGCCTTTATCGGGATTGACGGCTGGCAACCGGAGACAGGTTTTACCGGCCGGGATATGATGCGCTCTGACGTGGTGAATGCCGTGCTGGAAAAAGAGTGTGAAGCCATTGTGCTGACCGACAGCTCTAAATTTGGCGCCGTTCACCCTTATATGATGGGCCCCGCTTCACGCTTTAGCCGCGTGATTACTGACGAACGGTTGAGCAACGCGCACCGTAATAAACTGGAAGATGACGGACTGATCGTCAATATTATTAAAACAACCGCCTGA
- the lapB gene encoding lipopolysaccharide assembly protein LapB produces the protein MLELLFLLLPVAAAYGWYMGRRSAQQTKQDEANRLSRDYVAGVNFLLSNQQDKAVDLFLDMLKEDTGTVEAHLTLGNLFRSRGEVDRAIRIHQTLMESASLTYDQRLLAVQQLGRDYMAAGLYDRAEDMFAQLVDETDFRIGALQQLLQIYQATSDWQKAIDTAERLVKLGKDKQRVEIAHFYCELALQQMGNDDMDKAMALLKKGAAADRNSARISIMMGRVFMANGDYAKAVESLLRVIDQDKELVSETLEMLQTCYQQLDKQEEWVAFLRRCVEENTGATAELMLSDVVEQYEGSDTAQVYITRQLQRHPTMRVFHKLMDYHLNDAEEGRAKESLMVLRDMVGEQVRSKPRYRCQKCGFTAYTLYWHCPSCRAWSTIKPIRGLDGQ, from the coding sequence ATGCTGGAGTTGTTGTTTCTGCTTTTGCCTGTAGCCGCAGCCTATGGCTGGTATATGGGCCGCAGAAGTGCGCAACAAACAAAACAGGATGAGGCCAACCGGCTCTCCCGCGACTACGTTGCGGGGGTAAACTTCCTCCTGAGCAATCAGCAGGACAAAGCGGTAGATCTGTTCCTTGATATGCTGAAAGAGGATACGGGGACGGTTGAAGCGCATCTCACCCTGGGCAACCTGTTCCGCTCGCGCGGCGAGGTCGATCGCGCCATTCGCATTCACCAGACCCTGATGGAAAGCGCCTCGCTGACCTACGATCAACGTCTCCTTGCGGTGCAACAGCTGGGGCGTGATTACATGGCCGCGGGGTTGTACGATCGCGCTGAAGATATGTTCGCGCAGCTGGTAGATGAAACAGATTTTCGCATTGGCGCGTTGCAGCAGCTCCTGCAGATTTATCAGGCCACCAGCGACTGGCAGAAAGCCATTGATACCGCTGAACGGCTGGTGAAGCTGGGTAAAGATAAGCAGCGCGTGGAGATAGCGCATTTCTACTGTGAGCTTGCGCTTCAGCAGATGGGCAATGACGACATGGATAAAGCCATGGCGCTGCTGAAGAAAGGCGCCGCCGCGGACCGCAACAGCGCGCGGATCTCCATCATGATGGGGCGTGTCTTTATGGCGAATGGCGACTACGCTAAAGCCGTTGAAAGCCTGCTGCGGGTTATCGACCAGGACAAAGAGCTGGTCAGTGAAACGCTGGAAATGCTGCAAACCTGCTATCAACAGCTGGACAAGCAGGAAGAGTGGGTAGCATTCCTGCGTCGTTGCGTGGAAGAGAATACCGGTGCCACCGCTGAACTAATGCTCTCAGACGTCGTTGAGCAGTATGAGGGAAGCGACACCGCGCAGGTTTATATTACGCGTCAGCTGCAGCGTCATCCGACCATGCGGGTATTCCATAAGCTGATGGATTACCACCTGAACGACGCTGAAGAAGGGCGCGCCAAAGAGAGCCTAATGGTGCTGCGCGACATGGTTGGCGAGCAGGTGCGCAGCAAGCCGCGCTATCGCTGCCAGAAGTGTGGCTTTACCGCGTATACGCTCTACTGGCACTGTCCTTCCTGCCGTGCCTGGTCCACCATCAAACCAATCCGCGGCCTGGACGGGCAGTAA
- the osmB gene encoding osmotically-inducible lipoprotein OsmB — translation MTLTSKKLAAAVLAITVAMSLSACSNWSKRDRNTAIGAGAGALGGAVLTDGSTLGTLGGAAVGGIIGHQVGK, via the coding sequence ATGACCTTAACCAGCAAAAAATTAGCCGCCGCTGTTCTGGCAATCACTGTAGCAATGTCCCTGAGCGCGTGCTCTAACTGGTCTAAACGTGACCGTAACACCGCTATTGGTGCCGGTGCCGGTGCTCTCGGTGGTGCAGTATTAACGGATGGTAGTACGCTGGGTACATTAGGTGGCGCTGCTGTCGGCGGTATTATCGGTCACCAGGTTGGCAAATAA
- the pdeR gene encoding cyclic di-GMP phosphodiesterase, with the protein MMDDQGQNLLFRYMGTHSPWWRLSADSNALHLAASENADVTQVIALEDDQADLIRHLTVITSSISMSLSLYGEDVPVHLVGRKITRNEWAGTASAWNDTPSVARDLAHGLSFAEQVVSEANSVIVILDQHGNIQRFNRLSEEYTGLKEQEVIGQNVFKLFMSRSEAAASKRNITGFFRNGSSYEVERWIKTRKGQRLFLFRNKFVHSGSGKNEIFLICSGTDITEERRAQERLRVLANTDTITGLPNRNAIHDLISDAIGNRGDTQVGVVYLDLDNFKKVNDAYGHMFGDQLLQAVALAILSCLDEGQVLARLGGDEFIVMATNTSQGSLEAMASRILTRLRQPFRIGLIEIYTGCSLGIALAPQHGNDRESVIRNADTAMYTAKENGRGKFCVFSPEMNQRVLEYLWLDTNLRKALDNDQLLIHYQPKITWRGEVRSLEALVRWQSPERGLIPPLEFISYAEESGLIVPLGRWVMLDVVRQIAKWRDKGINLRVAVNVSARQLADQTIFSDLKQALKDLNFEYCPVDVELTESCLIENEELALSVIQQFSRLGAQIHLYDFGTGYSSLSQLARFPIDAIKLDQSFVRDIHKQSISQSLVRAIVAVAQALNLQVIAEGVENAKEDAFLTKNGVNERQGFLFAKPMPAAAFERWLKRYQARNQR; encoded by the coding sequence ATGATGGACGATCAGGGGCAGAATTTGCTGTTTCGCTACATGGGGACCCACAGTCCGTGGTGGCGCTTGTCAGCTGACAGCAACGCTCTGCACCTTGCAGCCAGCGAAAATGCCGATGTCACTCAGGTGATTGCCCTGGAGGATGATCAGGCCGATCTCATCCGTCATTTAACCGTTATTACCTCCAGCATTTCCATGTCGCTCTCCCTGTACGGGGAAGATGTTCCGGTCCATCTTGTGGGCCGTAAAATTACCCGTAACGAGTGGGCCGGAACCGCTTCCGCCTGGAACGATACGCCCTCCGTGGCGCGCGATCTGGCTCATGGGCTCTCTTTCGCGGAGCAGGTTGTCTCAGAGGCCAACTCCGTCATTGTTATTCTCGATCAGCACGGCAATATTCAGCGTTTTAATCGGCTTAGCGAAGAGTACACCGGCCTGAAAGAGCAAGAAGTAATTGGCCAGAACGTGTTTAAGCTGTTCATGAGCCGTAGCGAAGCAGCCGCTTCAAAGCGCAATATTACCGGTTTCTTTCGCAACGGCAGCTCCTACGAAGTCGAACGCTGGATCAAAACGCGTAAAGGGCAACGACTGTTTCTGTTCAGAAACAAATTTGTTCACAGCGGCAGCGGTAAAAATGAAATTTTCCTTATCTGTTCCGGAACCGATATTACCGAGGAACGCCGCGCTCAGGAGCGGCTGCGCGTGCTGGCCAATACCGATACCATCACCGGCTTGCCAAACCGCAATGCGATCCACGATCTGATTTCTGACGCCATCGGCAACCGCGGCGACACGCAGGTGGGCGTGGTATATCTCGACCTGGATAATTTTAAAAAGGTCAACGATGCTTACGGTCATATGTTTGGCGATCAGCTGTTACAGGCTGTCGCCCTCGCCATTTTGAGCTGTCTGGATGAGGGACAGGTGCTGGCGCGACTTGGCGGCGATGAGTTTATCGTCATGGCCACCAATACCTCTCAGGGCTCTCTGGAGGCAATGGCATCGCGCATTTTAACCCGTCTGCGCCAGCCGTTCAGAATCGGTCTGATTGAAATTTATACCGGTTGCTCACTGGGTATCGCCCTCGCCCCGCAGCATGGGAACGACCGGGAAAGCGTGATTCGTAACGCCGATACCGCCATGTACACTGCCAAAGAGAACGGCCGGGGCAAGTTCTGCGTCTTCTCACCCGAGATGAACCAGCGCGTATTGGAGTATCTCTGGCTGGATACCAACCTGCGTAAGGCCCTGGATAACGATCAGCTTCTGATCCACTATCAGCCGAAAATAACCTGGCGCGGGGAAGTCAGAAGCCTTGAAGCACTGGTCCGCTGGCAATCTCCAGAACGAGGATTGATCCCGCCGCTGGAGTTTATCTCTTATGCCGAGGAGTCGGGGTTGATTGTGCCGCTGGGCCGCTGGGTGATGCTGGACGTGGTTCGTCAGATTGCTAAATGGCGCGACAAGGGGATTAATCTGCGCGTGGCGGTGAACGTCTCAGCACGCCAGCTCGCCGACCAGACTATTTTCAGTGACTTAAAGCAGGCGCTGAAGGATCTGAATTTTGAATACTGCCCTGTCGACGTTGAATTAACCGAAAGCTGTCTTATCGAGAATGAAGAGTTGGCGCTGTCCGTGATCCAGCAATTCAGCCGGCTCGGGGCGCAAATTCATCTTTATGATTTCGGCACCGGCTATTCTTCCCTCTCACAGCTGGCCCGTTTCCCTATCGACGCCATTAAACTCGATCAATCGTTTGTCAGGGATATTCATAAGCAATCTATTTCACAGTCACTGGTGCGCGCTATCGTCGCGGTAGCGCAGGCGTTAAACCTGCAGGTGATTGCCGAAGGGGTCGAAAATGCGAAAGAAGACGCCTTTCTGACCAAGAACGGCGTCAACGAACGGCAGGGTTTTCTGTTTGCTAAGCCGATGCCCGCTGCCGCATTCGAGCGATGGCTAAAACGATATCAAGCGCGGAATCAACGTTAA
- a CDS encoding crotonase/enoyl-CoA hydratase family protein, with protein sequence MTVINQPGCTLFTDTERFTQLSGYYEAERHTVWMMLRAQPRPCFNHALIEEIMNFSWLVRQSGFAVDFWVTGSLVPGMYNVGGDLQFFVECIQNGRREALRAYARACVDCVHAASRGFDTGAITLAMVEGSALGGGFEAALAHHFVLAQRDARLGFPEIAFNLFPGMGGYSLVARRSGMKLAEELIYKGESHTAEWYEQHGLVDVLFKPGQSYVSTRTFIDTLRPKLNGVRAMLRARTRVLQLPRSELMDITEDWVDAAFCLEPKDIAYMERLVTLQSRLHAAGLRKAS encoded by the coding sequence ATGACAGTTATCAATCAGCCTGGCTGCACACTGTTTACCGATACTGAACGGTTCACGCAGCTGTCAGGGTATTACGAGGCGGAGCGTCACACGGTCTGGATGATGCTGCGGGCTCAGCCACGACCCTGCTTCAACCATGCGTTAATTGAGGAGATCATGAATTTTTCATGGCTGGTTCGCCAGTCTGGTTTTGCGGTTGATTTTTGGGTAACCGGTTCGCTGGTTCCCGGGATGTACAATGTGGGCGGTGATTTACAGTTCTTCGTCGAGTGCATTCAGAACGGACGTCGGGAAGCGTTACGGGCGTACGCTCGCGCTTGCGTTGATTGCGTCCATGCAGCCTCAAGGGGGTTTGATACGGGGGCCATCACTCTGGCAATGGTAGAAGGCAGTGCGCTAGGGGGCGGGTTTGAGGCCGCTCTGGCGCACCATTTCGTCCTGGCTCAGCGCGATGCCCGTCTGGGTTTCCCGGAGATTGCCTTCAACCTGTTTCCGGGTATGGGGGGATATTCCCTGGTCGCACGCCGTTCAGGCATGAAGCTGGCGGAGGAACTCATCTACAAAGGGGAATCCCATACGGCTGAATGGTACGAACAGCACGGGCTGGTGGATGTCCTGTTTAAACCCGGACAAAGCTATGTCTCCACCCGAACCTTCATCGATACGCTGCGGCCAAAACTGAATGGCGTAAGGGCGATGCTGCGTGCCCGTACGCGCGTTCTGCAGTTGCCTCGCAGCGAACTGATGGACATCACGGAAGACTGGGTTGATGCCGCTTTCTGCCTGGAGCCGAAAGATATCGCTTACATGGAGCGTCTGGTTACGCTGCAAAGCCGCCTTCATGCGGCCGGCCTGCGTAAAGCCAGTTAA
- a CDS encoding exoribonuclease II encodes MFQDNPLLAQLKQQLHSQTPRAEGVVKATEKGFGFLEVDAQKSYFIPPPQMKKVMHGDRVMAVIHTEKDRESAEPEELIEPFLTRFVGKVQRKDDRLSIVPDHPLLKDAIPCRAARGVEHDFKEGDWAVAEMRRHPLKGDRGFYAELTQFITFGADHFVPWWVTLARHNLEKEAPNGVATEMQDEGLTRRDLTALEFVTIDSASTEDMDDALYAEESADGKLHLTVAIADPTAWIAEGSKLDDAAKIRAFTNYLPGFNIPMLPRELSDDLCSLRPNEVRPVLACRMTIAADGAIEDDIEFFAATIESKAKLAYDNVSDWLENTGSWKPESDAIAAQIRLLHRICLNRGEWRKTHALVFKDRPDYRFVLGEKGEVLDIVAEPRRIANRIVEEAMISANICAARVLRDKLGFGIYNVHTGFDPANTEALAALLKNHDVHVDPEEVLTLPGFCKLRRELDAQPSGFLDSRIRRFQSFAEISTEPGPHFGLGLEAYATWTSPIRKYGDMVNHRLLKAIIKGETIARPQEDTTLQMADRRRLNRMAERDVGDWLYARFLQDKAGTDTRFAAEIIDISRGGMRVRLVDNGAVAFIPAPFLHAVRDEMVCSQENGTVQIKGETVYKVTDVIDVNIAEVRMETRSIIARPVA; translated from the coding sequence TACTTCATTCCGCCTCCGCAGATGAAGAAAGTGATGCATGGCGATCGCGTCATGGCCGTCATTCATACCGAGAAAGACCGAGAGTCTGCCGAGCCGGAAGAACTGATCGAACCGTTCCTGACCCGTTTTGTGGGTAAGGTGCAGAGAAAAGACGATCGTCTTTCTATCGTGCCGGATCATCCCCTGCTGAAAGATGCCATTCCCTGCCGCGCCGCCCGTGGCGTTGAGCATGATTTTAAAGAAGGTGACTGGGCCGTAGCAGAAATGCGCCGTCATCCTCTGAAAGGCGATCGCGGTTTTTATGCTGAGCTGACCCAGTTCATCACCTTTGGCGCCGATCATTTCGTGCCATGGTGGGTCACGCTGGCACGCCACAATCTTGAAAAAGAAGCGCCGAACGGCGTAGCGACTGAGATGCAGGACGAAGGTCTGACGCGCCGCGATCTCACCGCGCTGGAGTTTGTCACCATCGACAGCGCCAGCACGGAAGATATGGATGACGCGCTGTACGCTGAAGAGAGCGCCGATGGCAAACTGCATCTGACCGTCGCCATTGCCGATCCAACCGCCTGGATTGCCGAAGGCAGCAAGCTGGATGACGCGGCGAAAATCCGTGCGTTCACCAACTACCTGCCGGGCTTCAACATTCCGATGCTGCCGCGCGAATTGTCAGACGATCTCTGCTCGCTGCGTCCAAATGAAGTGCGCCCGGTCCTTGCCTGCCGCATGACTATTGCCGCAGATGGCGCGATTGAAGACGATATCGAGTTTTTTGCCGCCACTATCGAATCGAAAGCCAAGCTGGCCTACGATAACGTCTCCGACTGGCTTGAAAATACCGGTAGCTGGAAACCTGAATCAGACGCCATTGCCGCGCAAATCCGTCTGCTGCATCGCATCTGTCTGAACCGCGGCGAGTGGCGTAAAACCCATGCGCTGGTGTTCAAAGACCGCCCTGATTATCGCTTTGTTCTGGGCGAGAAAGGCGAAGTGCTGGATATCGTGGCCGAACCGCGACGCATTGCAAACCGCATCGTTGAAGAGGCGATGATTTCCGCCAACATCTGCGCCGCACGCGTGCTGCGCGACAAGCTGGGCTTCGGCATTTACAACGTCCACACCGGGTTTGATCCGGCGAATACCGAAGCGCTGGCGGCCCTGCTGAAGAATCACGATGTGCATGTTGATCCGGAAGAAGTGCTGACGCTGCCGGGCTTCTGCAAGCTTCGCCGCGAACTGGACGCGCAGCCTTCGGGCTTCCTGGACAGCCGCATTCGTCGCTTCCAGTCCTTCGCTGAAATCAGTACCGAGCCTGGCCCGCACTTTGGCCTTGGCCTCGAAGCTTACGCCACCTGGACATCGCCGATCCGCAAGTATGGCGATATGGTTAACCACCGTCTGCTGAAAGCGATTATCAAAGGTGAAACTATTGCTCGTCCTCAGGAGGACACCACGCTGCAGATGGCCGACCGTCGCCGTCTGAACCGCATGGCGGAGCGTGACGTTGGAGACTGGCTGTACGCACGCTTCCTGCAGGATAAAGCCGGTACGGACACCCGTTTCGCCGCAGAGATTATTGATATCAGCCGCGGTGGAATGCGCGTCCGTCTGGTCGATAACGGTGCTGTCGCGTTTATTCCTGCGCCGTTCCTGCATGCGGTTCGTGACGAAATGGTCTGTAGTCAGGAAAACGGTACCGTGCAAATTAAAGGTGAAACAGTTTACAAAGTCACCGACGTGATTGACGTCAATATCGCCGAAGTTCGCATGGAAACCCGCAGTATTATCGCACGTCCTGTCGCCTGA
- the yciH gene encoding stress response translation initiation inhibitor YciH, protein MTDSNSRLVYSTDSGRIDEPKAKVERLKGDGIVRIQRQTSGRKGKGVCLISGIDLDDAELAKLAAELKKKCGCGGAVKDGIIEIQGDKRDLIKSLLEAKGMKVKLAGG, encoded by the coding sequence ATGACCGATTCCAACAGCCGTCTGGTCTATTCAACCGATAGCGGGCGTATAGACGAACCGAAAGCGAAAGTGGAACGTCTAAAAGGGGACGGTATCGTTCGGATCCAGCGTCAAACCAGTGGACGAAAAGGGAAAGGGGTTTGCCTTATCTCCGGCATTGACCTGGATGATGCTGAACTGGCAAAGCTGGCGGCCGAGCTGAAAAAGAAGTGTGGCTGCGGCGGTGCCGTGAAAGACGGCATTATTGAAATCCAGGGCGATAAGCGCGATTTAATAAAATCACTGCTGGAGGCCAAAGGCATGAAAGTCAAACTGGCAGGCGGCTAA
- a CDS encoding LapA family protein translates to MKYLLIFLLVLAIFVISVTLGAQNDQQVTFNYLLAQGEYRVSSLLAVLFAAGFAIGWLVCGLFWLKVRVSLARAERKIKRLENNIAPASDIPESSGVPVVKE, encoded by the coding sequence GTGAAATATTTACTCATTTTCTTACTGGTATTGGCGATTTTTGTCATTTCAGTCACGTTGGGTGCACAAAACGATCAGCAGGTGACGTTTAACTATCTGCTGGCTCAGGGCGAGTATCGCGTCTCGAGCCTGCTGGCGGTCTTATTTGCTGCCGGCTTTGCCATTGGCTGGCTGGTTTGCGGTCTGTTCTGGCTGAAAGTCCGTGTTTCTCTTGCGCGCGCTGAACGTAAAATTAAGCGACTCGAAAATAACATTGCCCCTGCGTCTGACATCCCGGAAAGCTCTGGTGTGCCGGTCGTGAAGGAATAA
- the ribA gene encoding GTP cyclohydrolase II: MQLKRVAEAKLPTPWGDFLMVGFEELATGQDHVALVYGDISGQTPVLSRVHSECLTGDALFSLRCDCGFQLEAALSHIAEEGRGVLLYHRQEGRNIGLLNKIRAYALQDQGYDTVEANHQLGFAADERDFTLCADMFKLLGVDEVRLLTNNPKKVEILTEAGINIVERVPLIVGRNPKNAHYLDTKAAKMGHLLKE; the protein is encoded by the coding sequence ATGCAGCTTAAACGTGTGGCAGAAGCCAAACTGCCAACCCCATGGGGCGATTTCCTGATGGTGGGTTTTGAAGAACTGGCAACCGGACAGGATCATGTCGCGCTGGTGTATGGCGACATTTCAGGGCAGACGCCGGTGCTGTCCCGCGTCCATTCAGAGTGTCTCACCGGCGACGCGCTGTTCAGCCTGCGCTGTGATTGTGGTTTCCAGCTGGAAGCCGCCCTGTCTCATATTGCAGAAGAAGGTCGCGGTGTGCTGCTTTATCACCGTCAGGAAGGTCGTAATATTGGTCTACTGAATAAAATCCGCGCTTACGCGCTTCAGGACCAGGGCTACGATACGGTTGAAGCAAACCATCAGCTCGGCTTTGCCGCTGATGAACGTGACTTCACCTTGTGCGCCGATATGTTCAAGCTTCTGGGCGTGGACGAAGTTCGCCTGCTGACCAATAACCCGAAAAAAGTGGAGATCCTGACCGAGGCCGGGATCAACATCGTCGAGCGTGTACCGCTGATTGTGGGTCGTAACCCGAAAAACGCCCACTACCTGGATACCAAAGCCGCCAAAATGGGCCATCTGCTGAAAGAGTGA
- the pyrF gene encoding orotidine-5'-phosphate decarboxylase has product MTSVTSSTSRVITDSPVVVALDYNKRDAALAFVDGIDPRDCRLKVGKEMFTLFGPQIVRDLQQRGFDVFLDLKFHDIPNTTAHAVAAAAELGVWMVNVHASGGARMMTAAREALLPFGKDAPLLIAVTVLTSMDENDLRDLGVTLSPAEHAERLARLTKHCGLDGVVCSAQEAVRFKSALGQDFKLVTPGIRPAGSDVGDQRRIMTPEQALAAGVDYMVIGRPVTQSANPAETLKAINATLKKGA; this is encoded by the coding sequence ATGACGTCTGTTACATCCTCCACTTCCCGCGTAATTACGGATTCTCCTGTTGTTGTTGCGCTTGATTACAACAAGCGTGACGCTGCACTGGCGTTTGTCGACGGCATTGACCCTCGCGACTGCCGCCTGAAAGTTGGCAAAGAGATGTTCACGCTGTTTGGACCGCAAATCGTTCGCGATCTGCAGCAGCGCGGCTTTGACGTTTTCCTCGACCTGAAATTCCATGATATCCCGAATACCACGGCGCACGCGGTTGCCGCAGCCGCAGAGCTGGGCGTATGGATGGTCAATGTCCATGCATCGGGTGGGGCAAGAATGATGACAGCCGCCCGAGAGGCGCTCCTGCCGTTCGGTAAAGATGCGCCGTTGCTGATTGCGGTCACCGTGCTGACCAGTATGGACGAAAATGATTTACGCGACCTGGGCGTGACGTTGTCACCCGCCGAGCATGCCGAACGTCTCGCGCGTCTGACGAAGCATTGCGGCCTGGATGGCGTTGTTTGCTCCGCGCAGGAAGCGGTACGTTTCAAATCAGCGCTGGGTCAGGATTTTAAACTGGTTACGCCGGGTATCCGCCCTGCAGGCAGCGACGTAGGCGATCAGCGCCGCATTATGACGCCTGAGCAGGCGCTGGCTGCTGGCGTTGACTATATGGTCATCGGACGTCCGGTTACGCAGTCTGCAAATCCGGCTGAGACGCTTAAGGCTATCAACGCAACGCTGAAGAAGGGGGCGTAA